Proteins co-encoded in one Coriobacterium glomerans PW2 genomic window:
- a CDS encoding phosphoribosylformylglycinamidine synthase has protein sequence MVCRIYVEKRTGLDIEAQRLGDELRATLGVPGLRRVRIVNRYDVEGISEELFRYAVTTVFSEPQVDVATRELPRAEEATVFAVEFLPGQFDQRAESASECIQLISQGERPQVRSARVYVLEGHLSAGEAAAIERYVVNPVEARPARLELPETLAAESSIPESVEMLNGFRDLDADGLDKLIAERGLAMDAADISFCQTYFRGEHRDPSITELRVIDTYWSDHCRHTTFGTQLADIEIEDDDVRDAYERYLRIRRDLGRAERPVTLMDMGTIGARHLKASGELRGVDESEEINACSVHAAVDVNGRDEDWLLLFKNETHNHPTEIEPFGGAATCIGGAIRDPLSGRSYVYQAMRVTGAADPLAPVADTLPGKLPQRKLVTAAAQGYSSYGNQIGLATGQVTEIYHPGYVAKRLEIGAVVGATPASHVHRERPCPGDKIILLGGRTGRDGIGGATGSSKTHSAESIETCGAEVQKGNAPVERKLQRLFRGERACRLIKRCNDFGAGGVAVAVGELADGLAIDLDRVTKKYEGLDGTELAISESQERMAVAVSAEDVEEFMSLARSENLEATVIAEVTDDERVRMIWRGDVIVDIARAFLASNGAPKHARARVEARRIWQPTWPGETLAERLSSLVSDLNVCSNKGLAERFDSTIGAATVLMPFGGSSQLTPAQAMVAKFPVDGETRTASAMAFGFNPFLMELDPFAGAYLSVVESISKLVASGFTRASAYLSFQEYFERLRSDPKRWGKPVSALLGALMAQIDLKVAAIGGKDSMSGSFENLDVPPTLVSFAVSTGPADRAVSPEFKAAGHRIVRIAPAAYGTDRRPAPQALLSALRIVEDMTGAASALAIATPGYGCGAEELFKMSVGNRVGVALSRDVDIDSLFEPMYGSFIVEVADTADLPQGPDDVVIEPLGTTLEAFELRGAGETIDLDELQQRWESALESVFPYRAAGEEQQGLESVERLIWHASADRARPAKRRRGRIAKPRVVIPIFPGTNCEYDSVRAFEAAGAVCDALVLGNLTPSDVAESTAELARRIRSSQIVMIPGGFSGGDEPDGSAKFITAFFRAPEVADAVRELLGERDGLMLGICNGFQALIKLGLIAHGDIVTATAQDPTLTLNTIGRHQSRLVRVRLASDLSPWVSACDSDTIYTVPVSHGEGRFEAPAEVLSELASSGQIAAQYVDEDGAPSMALDVNPNGSLMAIEAISSPDGRVLGKMGHTERRGRNLYANVPGNTWMPIFESGVSYFSA, from the coding sequence ATGGTCTGCCGTATCTATGTTGAGAAGAGAACAGGCCTCGATATCGAGGCCCAGCGGTTGGGAGACGAGTTGCGCGCCACCCTCGGCGTGCCCGGTCTCAGGCGCGTCCGCATCGTGAACCGCTATGACGTCGAGGGCATCAGCGAGGAGCTGTTCCGCTACGCTGTCACCACGGTCTTCTCCGAGCCGCAGGTAGATGTCGCGACCCGCGAGCTGCCCCGCGCCGAGGAAGCGACGGTGTTCGCCGTCGAGTTTCTTCCCGGCCAGTTCGATCAGCGCGCCGAGTCCGCAAGCGAGTGCATACAGCTCATATCCCAAGGCGAGCGACCACAGGTGCGCTCGGCCAGGGTCTACGTGCTCGAAGGGCATCTGAGCGCCGGCGAGGCGGCCGCTATCGAGCGATATGTCGTGAATCCCGTCGAGGCGCGCCCGGCCCGCCTCGAGCTGCCCGAGACGCTTGCCGCCGAGTCTTCGATCCCAGAATCCGTCGAGATGCTGAACGGCTTTCGCGACCTCGATGCGGACGGGCTCGACAAGCTGATCGCTGAGCGCGGGCTCGCCATGGACGCCGCCGACATCTCCTTTTGCCAGACGTACTTTCGAGGGGAGCACCGGGATCCCTCCATCACCGAGCTGCGCGTCATCGACACCTACTGGTCGGATCACTGCCGCCATACGACGTTCGGCACGCAGCTGGCCGATATCGAGATCGAAGACGATGACGTGCGCGACGCATACGAGCGGTATCTGAGAATTCGACGGGATCTGGGGCGCGCGGAGCGACCCGTCACGCTCATGGACATGGGCACGATCGGCGCGCGCCATCTGAAGGCGAGCGGTGAGCTGCGCGGCGTCGACGAGTCCGAGGAGATCAATGCCTGCAGCGTGCACGCGGCTGTCGACGTGAACGGTCGCGATGAGGACTGGCTCTTGCTGTTCAAGAACGAGACGCACAACCATCCCACCGAAATCGAACCCTTCGGAGGGGCAGCGACCTGCATCGGAGGGGCGATTCGAGACCCCTTGTCCGGGCGCTCCTACGTCTACCAGGCCATGCGCGTCACCGGAGCGGCGGACCCGCTGGCACCGGTAGCCGACACGCTGCCCGGCAAGCTGCCGCAGCGAAAGCTCGTGACGGCGGCGGCCCAGGGATACTCGAGCTACGGCAACCAGATCGGTCTGGCGACCGGTCAGGTCACTGAGATCTACCACCCCGGCTACGTCGCAAAGCGCTTGGAGATCGGAGCCGTGGTGGGCGCGACCCCGGCGTCTCACGTGCATCGCGAACGGCCGTGTCCTGGCGACAAGATCATCCTGCTCGGTGGGCGGACGGGTCGCGACGGCATCGGCGGCGCCACCGGTTCGTCCAAGACTCATAGCGCCGAGAGCATCGAGACATGCGGAGCAGAGGTCCAGAAGGGCAACGCACCGGTCGAGCGAAAGCTCCAGCGGCTGTTCCGCGGCGAGCGCGCCTGTCGTCTCATCAAGCGCTGCAACGACTTCGGCGCCGGCGGGGTCGCGGTGGCCGTGGGCGAGCTGGCAGACGGACTCGCGATCGATCTCGACCGGGTGACGAAGAAATACGAGGGTCTCGATGGCACCGAGCTCGCGATCTCTGAAAGTCAAGAGCGCATGGCCGTTGCCGTCTCGGCCGAAGATGTCGAGGAGTTCATGTCGCTGGCGCGCTCGGAGAATCTGGAAGCGACCGTCATCGCCGAGGTCACCGACGATGAGCGCGTGCGCATGATCTGGCGCGGAGATGTCATCGTCGACATCGCTCGCGCGTTTCTCGCGAGCAACGGTGCGCCGAAGCACGCGCGAGCGCGGGTGGAAGCCCGCCGGATCTGGCAGCCGACATGGCCGGGCGAGACGTTGGCCGAACGGCTGAGCTCGCTTGTCAGCGATCTCAACGTGTGCTCGAACAAAGGACTCGCCGAGCGCTTCGACTCCACGATCGGAGCTGCGACCGTACTCATGCCGTTCGGCGGATCGAGCCAGCTCACCCCGGCCCAAGCTATGGTCGCGAAGTTTCCCGTCGACGGCGAGACTCGCACAGCGAGCGCCATGGCATTCGGCTTCAATCCCTTCCTCATGGAACTCGATCCGTTCGCCGGAGCGTATCTCAGCGTCGTCGAGAGCATCTCGAAACTCGTGGCCTCCGGCTTCACGCGCGCGAGCGCCTATCTCTCGTTTCAGGAGTACTTCGAGCGGCTGCGATCCGACCCGAAGCGGTGGGGCAAGCCGGTCAGCGCGCTGCTCGGCGCCCTCATGGCTCAGATCGATCTCAAGGTGGCGGCGATCGGCGGCAAGGACTCGATGAGCGGCAGCTTCGAGAACCTGGATGTGCCACCGACGCTCGTCTCGTTCGCCGTCTCGACCGGCCCGGCCGACCGCGCGGTCTCTCCGGAGTTCAAGGCCGCCGGTCACAGAATCGTACGCATAGCCCCCGCCGCATACGGGACCGATCGCAGGCCCGCCCCGCAGGCGCTTCTGAGCGCGCTTCGAATCGTCGAGGACATGACCGGGGCCGCCTCGGCGCTCGCGATCGCGACGCCGGGCTACGGCTGCGGCGCGGAGGAGCTGTTCAAGATGTCTGTGGGCAACCGCGTCGGCGTCGCCCTCTCACGCGATGTCGACATCGACTCGCTGTTCGAACCGATGTACGGCAGCTTCATCGTCGAGGTCGCCGATACGGCGGATCTGCCGCAGGGGCCAGACGATGTCGTCATCGAGCCGCTCGGGACGACGCTCGAGGCCTTCGAGCTCCGCGGGGCCGGCGAGACGATTGATCTCGATGAGCTCCAGCAGCGCTGGGAGAGCGCGCTCGAATCGGTGTTTCCATATCGCGCGGCGGGCGAGGAGCAGCAGGGGCTCGAATCCGTCGAGCGGCTTATCTGGCACGCGTCCGCAGATCGAGCGAGACCGGCGAAGCGCCGGCGCGGTCGGATCGCCAAACCGCGCGTCGTGATCCCGATCTTCCCAGGGACCAACTGCGAATATGACAGCGTTCGCGCCTTCGAGGCGGCGGGTGCCGTCTGCGATGCGCTCGTGCTCGGAAACCTCACCCCGTCCGACGTCGCCGAGAGCACCGCGGAACTGGCTCGACGAATCCGCTCGAGCCAGATCGTCATGATACCGGGTGGGTTCTCAGGCGGCGATGAGCCGGACGGATCGGCGAAGTTCATCACGGCGTTCTTCCGCGCCCCCGAGGTCGCCGATGCCGTGCGCGAGCTCCTGGGAGAGCGTGACGGGCTCATGCTCGGGATCTGCAACGGATTTCAAGCCCTCATCAAGCTCGGGCTCATCGCCCACGGCGACATCGTGACCGCAACCGCGCAGGACCCCACGCTCACGCTCAACACCATCGGGCGTCATCAAAGCAGGCTCGTTCGCGTCCGCCTGGCGAGCGACCTGTCCCCCTGGGTGAGCGCGTGCGATTCGGACACGATCTATACGGTGCCCGTCTCGCACGGCGAGGGCCGCTTCGAAGCTCCGGCCGAGGTGCTCTCCGAGCTCGCCAGCTCCGGGCAGATCGCCGCGCAGTACGTCGATGAGGACGGCGCGCCGTCGATGGCGCTCGACGTCAACCCCAATGGCTCGCTCATGGCGATCGAGGCGATCTCGAGCCCCGACGGGCGCGTGCTCGGCAAGATGGGCCATACGGAGCGCCGAGGTCGGAATCTGTATGCGAACGTCCCCGGCAACACCTGGATGCCGATCTTCGAAAGCGGAGTCTCCTACTTCTCGGCATGA
- a CDS encoding LTA synthase family protein: MIARFLIAGRQTGAPALRSRTAWCCTFTVVSIVVGGLCARGMLSADPLSLIVLSVVLVGCVAAQTRAESIARFVSVPRHPYVRSLALVLIASLLAMMALEIPWNHEIWNMVMMTAILEYLLIAALLSFLYYLPRRHGVLAAAAVAVLAGIGVAQYFVVTFRQMPIQPGDLFALSTAASVADSYIYVVSAYCLYGIAFAAVAICLFSLSFPLTQGSLNPSSTSCAPLPTIRAGRALADEAEKCDAAPEDARDQRGPAEASDDERHEEGFRLKLPLTVDRRTAVLSAAFLAGQAFVDYYNTLDVRLYTWRPLGSYYDQGFLPTFISTAQMMIPPKPKHFNSEDADKLIKRYAASWDSDANGGLLPARAAAEQQFEELKPSIICIMNESFSDLSIFDGLRCGYKGPQRFASVSDALFCGTSYMSAFGGGTCNSEFEFLTGHSMAFLGSGVYPFMTYNLAPTENLARQFAKQGYHALAMHPNHASNWNRVNVFNDMGFEHFYSIKDFVGAEELCRKVTDAATYDKCLDLLRSQDEPVFIHDVTMQNHSGYDTGLIPPAQRLSYVPAGVDADHIRWTNEYLALIEASDVAFRSFLDSLSKLSRPVVVVMYGDHQPFFTDAFNDSYFKGEPNADHTERIWQTKYMVWANYDVAGARQHSDVLDTSINNVGALALEAIGAPLSSYQRAHLALRKEMPAINVVGYRDAAAAWHLSEETSDASEARENYAAMQYRALFDHGQSIFATRRQTEANETDANAAPGTDI, from the coding sequence ATGATCGCAAGATTTCTTATTGCGGGTCGCCAGACAGGCGCGCCGGCTCTGCGCTCGCGGACAGCTTGGTGCTGCACGTTCACCGTCGTCTCGATCGTCGTGGGCGGGCTGTGCGCCCGCGGTATGCTCTCCGCCGATCCGCTTTCCCTGATCGTGCTCAGCGTCGTGCTCGTCGGATGCGTCGCGGCGCAGACGCGCGCGGAATCGATCGCGCGTTTCGTTTCCGTGCCGCGCCACCCCTATGTCCGCTCGCTCGCGCTCGTGCTCATCGCGTCGCTGCTGGCGATGATGGCTCTCGAGATCCCCTGGAACCATGAGATCTGGAATATGGTCATGATGACCGCGATACTGGAATACCTGCTCATCGCGGCGCTCCTGTCGTTTTTGTATTACCTGCCCAGACGACACGGCGTTCTCGCCGCCGCGGCCGTCGCGGTGCTGGCCGGTATCGGCGTCGCGCAGTATTTCGTCGTGACGTTTCGACAGATGCCGATTCAGCCCGGGGACCTGTTCGCGCTTTCCACGGCGGCGTCGGTGGCGGACTCCTACATCTATGTGGTTTCGGCATACTGCCTGTACGGCATCGCCTTCGCGGCGGTGGCGATCTGCCTTTTCTCGTTGTCCTTCCCCCTGACTCAGGGCAGTCTCAACCCGTCGTCGACTTCATGCGCCCCGCTGCCGACGATACGAGCTGGCCGCGCGCTCGCCGATGAGGCGGAGAAGTGCGATGCCGCTCCCGAGGACGCGCGGGACCAGCGCGGTCCCGCCGAGGCGTCCGACGACGAGCGACACGAGGAGGGTTTCCGCTTGAAGCTGCCGCTCACCGTGGATCGCCGGACCGCTGTGTTGTCTGCCGCGTTTCTGGCGGGACAGGCTTTCGTGGACTACTACAACACCCTCGACGTCCGTCTCTACACCTGGCGGCCGCTTGGCAGCTACTACGACCAGGGATTCCTGCCGACGTTCATCTCGACCGCGCAGATGATGATTCCGCCCAAGCCCAAGCACTTCAACAGCGAAGACGCCGACAAGTTGATCAAGCGCTACGCCGCATCATGGGACAGCGATGCGAACGGGGGACTGCTTCCGGCACGCGCCGCAGCCGAGCAGCAGTTCGAGGAGCTGAAACCCTCCATCATCTGCATCATGAACGAGTCGTTCTCCGATCTGTCGATCTTCGACGGACTTCGCTGCGGCTACAAGGGCCCCCAGCGGTTCGCCAGCGTCAGCGATGCGCTGTTTTGCGGAACGAGCTACATGAGCGCGTTCGGCGGAGGCACCTGCAACAGCGAGTTCGAGTTTCTGACCGGCCACTCCATGGCGTTTCTTGGTTCAGGCGTCTATCCGTTCATGACCTACAATCTCGCTCCCACCGAGAACCTCGCGCGGCAATTCGCCAAGCAGGGCTATCATGCCCTCGCCATGCATCCAAACCATGCCTCGAACTGGAATCGCGTGAATGTCTTCAATGATATGGGCTTCGAGCACTTCTACTCGATCAAGGACTTCGTCGGCGCCGAGGAGCTGTGCCGCAAGGTAACCGATGCTGCGACCTATGACAAGTGTCTGGACCTGCTGCGCTCGCAGGATGAGCCCGTGTTCATCCACGACGTCACGATGCAGAACCATTCCGGATACGACACCGGTCTGATCCCTCCGGCTCAGCGACTGAGCTATGTCCCGGCGGGCGTCGACGCGGATCACATCAGATGGACGAATGAGTACCTCGCCCTCATCGAGGCCTCCGATGTCGCGTTCAGATCCTTCTTGGATTCGCTGTCCAAGCTCAGCAGGCCCGTGGTCGTGGTCATGTACGGCGATCACCAGCCGTTCTTCACCGACGCCTTCAACGACAGCTATTTCAAGGGCGAGCCGAACGCGGATCACACAGAACGGATCTGGCAGACGAAGTACATGGTGTGGGCGAATTACGACGTCGCTGGCGCGCGACAGCACAGCGATGTCTTGGATACGAGCATCAACAACGTCGGCGCGCTCGCCCTGGAGGCGATAGGCGCCCCGCTGAGCTCCTATCAGCGCGCCCATCTCGCGCTCAGAAAAGAGATGCCGGCGATCAACGTGGTGGGGTATCGGGATGCCGCAGCCGCCTGGCACCTCTCAGAGGAGACGAGCGACGCAAGCGAAGCGCGCGAGAATTACGCCGCGATGCAGTATCGCGCCCTGTTCGACCATGGCCAGTCTATTTTCGCCACGCGCAGGCAGACCGAGGCAAATGAGACCGACGCGAACGCCGCGCCCGGAACCGATATCTGA
- a CDS encoding ABC transporter substrate-binding protein codes for MPCQGDSRFGPTIDRRVFAGLFGLSAAAALVGCSGNDPSGHSTDTDGRAFKIGVIGPLTGDSASYGISVARGAKLAARDFQDDERTYEIRAEDDIADSETSVNAFNALYDWGMQALVGPTTTGAALAVSSEAYEARIFMLTPSATSEEVTSGKDNVYQVCFTDPAQGKNSALFISNHFPGEKIAVFYRNDDSYSQGIATAFLEQAKVSGLDIVKSELTFTEDTQSDFKVQLTSARSSGATMIFAPIYYTPASVLLTQAHEMGFSVRVFGVDGMDGILSVENFDARLAEGVCLLTPFSADDARSAEFVNAFRKEFDAVPDQFAADAYDAVHAIHEALAHADIDADASAEDVCDSLRVAMTEIEVDGLTGKLTWKSSGQVSKEPTAYVVRDGAYVAVE; via the coding sequence ATGCCATGTCAAGGTGACAGCCGATTCGGTCCGACAATCGATCGGAGGGTTTTCGCGGGACTTTTCGGTCTGTCAGCCGCAGCAGCTCTCGTCGGCTGCTCGGGCAACGACCCATCCGGCCACTCCACCGATACGGATGGGCGTGCGTTCAAGATCGGGGTCATCGGTCCACTCACCGGCGATAGCGCCTCGTATGGGATCTCTGTTGCGAGGGGCGCGAAGCTCGCCGCACGAGATTTCCAAGATGATGAGCGCACCTACGAGATCAGAGCAGAGGACGACATCGCGGACTCGGAGACATCGGTCAACGCGTTCAACGCTCTTTACGATTGGGGGATGCAGGCGCTCGTCGGTCCCACCACGACCGGTGCGGCGCTGGCCGTCTCCTCGGAGGCCTATGAGGCGCGCATCTTCATGCTCACTCCGTCAGCGACCTCAGAAGAGGTCACATCCGGCAAGGACAACGTATACCAGGTCTGCTTCACCGATCCCGCTCAGGGCAAGAACTCCGCGCTCTTCATCTCGAATCACTTCCCGGGCGAGAAGATCGCGGTATTCTATAGAAACGATGACTCCTATTCGCAAGGCATCGCGACCGCCTTTCTCGAGCAGGCGAAGGTCTCGGGGCTCGATATCGTCAAGAGCGAGCTGACGTTCACCGAGGACACACAAAGCGACTTCAAGGTTCAGCTGACCTCTGCGCGAAGCTCGGGCGCGACGATGATCTTCGCTCCGATCTATTACACACCGGCTTCCGTGCTGCTGACTCAGGCGCACGAGATGGGCTTTTCCGTCAGGGTCTTCGGTGTGGACGGCATGGATGGCATCCTGTCCGTCGAGAACTTCGATGCCCGTCTCGCTGAAGGCGTCTGCCTGCTCACACCGTTCTCGGCCGACGATGCGCGAAGCGCCGAGTTCGTGAACGCTTTTCGCAAGGAGTTCGACGCCGTCCCCGATCAGTTCGCCGCCGATGCCTATGATGCGGTCCACGCCATTCATGAGGCGCTGGCGCATGCAGACATCGATGCGGACGCATCCGCCGAAGACGTGTGCGACAGTCTGCGCGTGGCGATGACCGAGATCGAGGTCGATGGTCTGACCGGCAAGCTCACTTGGAAGAGCAGCGGACAGGTCTCCAAGGAGCCGACCGCCTATGTCGTGAGAGACGGTGCCTATGTCGCGGTCGAGTAG
- a CDS encoding branched-chain amino acid ABC transporter permease, which yields MSAFSQYLLGGISLGSVYAIIALGYTMVYGIAKMLNFAHGDIIMVGAYVSFSATTYLGAPGWVSYLMAIALCAVLGMLIEGLAYRPLRHAAPLAVLITAIGVSYFLQNSAQLIWGAAPKHFTSLASVPVLTHLTGLPISEVSLITVFTCVAIMIGLMWFISRTRTGKAMRACSQDAQAAQLMGINVNRTISTTFAIGSALAAIAGVLLCSYSPVLQPTTGSMPGIKAFTAAVFGGIGSLPGAFIGGILLGVVEALAKAYLSSSLANSIVFGVLIIVLLVRPAGLLGRRVPEKV from the coding sequence GTGAGCGCGTTCAGCCAATATCTGCTCGGCGGCATCAGCTTGGGCAGCGTCTACGCGATCATCGCTTTGGGCTATACGATGGTCTACGGCATCGCCAAGATGCTCAACTTCGCTCACGGCGATATCATCATGGTCGGTGCCTATGTCTCGTTCTCCGCAACAACCTATCTGGGTGCGCCCGGGTGGGTGTCCTATTTGATGGCGATCGCGCTCTGCGCGGTTCTGGGCATGCTCATCGAGGGATTGGCGTACCGCCCGCTGCGGCACGCCGCCCCGCTCGCCGTGCTCATCACCGCTATCGGCGTCTCTTATTTCCTTCAGAATTCCGCGCAGCTCATCTGGGGTGCGGCTCCGAAGCACTTCACATCGCTCGCGAGCGTTCCCGTTCTGACCCACCTCACCGGCCTGCCGATCAGCGAGGTGTCGCTCATAACCGTTTTCACCTGCGTTGCGATCATGATCGGCCTCATGTGGTTCATCTCTCGAACGCGGACGGGCAAGGCCATGCGGGCATGCTCTCAGGATGCCCAGGCGGCCCAGCTCATGGGAATCAATGTGAATCGCACCATCTCGACCACGTTCGCCATCGGCTCGGCGCTGGCTGCGATCGCCGGCGTGCTGCTGTGCTCCTATTCACCGGTGCTGCAGCCGACGACGGGCTCCATGCCCGGCATCAAAGCGTTCACGGCGGCCGTGTTCGGGGGCATCGGCTCTCTGCCGGGTGCATTCATCGGCGGCATCCTGCTCGGTGTCGTCGAGGCTCTGGCAAAGGCGTATCTCTCGAGCAGCCTCGCGAACTCAATCGTATTCGGTGTGCTGATCATCGTGTTGCTCGTGAGGCCCGCCGGACTGCTCGGTCGCCGCGTTCCGGAAAAGGTCTAG
- a CDS encoding branched-chain amino acid ABC transporter permease has product MRFLNNRRTASDLLTYAIVVVAFALTTAAQAAHMVPRSLAGQLVPISCYIVMAVSLNLVVGISGELSLGHAGFMSIGAFTGIMCAAGLARAIPAPEIRLALAMVVGAGFACIAGFLIGIPVMRLRGDYLAIVTLAFGEIIKELINCLLVGVDSDGVHVLINVSGTLGVRDLHLAAGGQAIIKGAQGASGTEKIATFAAGFVLVMVALVVIQNLVRSRTGRAIMAVRDNRIAAQSVGISVTKYRMIAFVVAAALAGASGALFGCNFTQLSASKFGFNTSILVLVFVVLGGLGSMRGSMAAAVVLTVLPEALREFSSYRMLAYAVVLIAVMIIRNSDRVRWAVARLKHRVARTRAVRHV; this is encoded by the coding sequence GTGCGATTTCTCAACAACAGGCGCACGGCGTCTGATCTTCTCACCTACGCGATAGTCGTGGTCGCGTTCGCGCTCACGACCGCGGCTCAGGCCGCGCACATGGTTCCGCGTTCCCTTGCCGGCCAGCTCGTACCTATCAGCTGCTACATCGTCATGGCGGTCTCGCTCAACCTCGTCGTCGGCATCTCGGGTGAGCTGTCCCTGGGTCACGCGGGCTTCATGAGCATCGGCGCCTTCACGGGCATCATGTGCGCCGCCGGACTTGCCCGGGCCATACCGGCACCTGAGATTCGTCTCGCACTGGCCATGGTCGTCGGTGCCGGTTTCGCCTGTATCGCCGGATTTCTCATCGGAATCCCCGTCATGCGCCTTCGTGGAGACTATCTGGCAATCGTCACGCTCGCCTTCGGTGAGATCATCAAGGAGCTCATCAACTGCCTTCTCGTCGGCGTCGATTCAGACGGCGTACACGTTCTGATCAACGTCTCGGGGACCCTCGGTGTCAGAGATCTGCATCTGGCCGCAGGCGGTCAAGCGATCATCAAGGGCGCCCAGGGTGCTTCGGGAACCGAAAAGATCGCGACGTTCGCAGCCGGTTTCGTTCTCGTCATGGTCGCGCTCGTCGTCATCCAGAACCTCGTTCGCAGTCGCACGGGTCGCGCTATCATGGCCGTGCGAGACAATCGCATCGCCGCGCAGAGCGTCGGCATCTCGGTGACGAAGTACCGCATGATCGCCTTCGTGGTCGCAGCGGCGCTCGCCGGGGCCTCCGGAGCGCTGTTCGGCTGCAACTTCACTCAGCTGTCCGCCTCGAAGTTCGGCTTCAACACCTCGATTCTGGTATTGGTCTTCGTGGTGCTCGGAGGGTTGGGCAGCATGCGCGGCTCCATGGCAGCCGCCGTGGTTCTGACCGTTCTGCCTGAGGCGCTGCGCGAGTTTTCCAGCTATCGCATGCTCGCCTACGCCGTGGTGCTCATCGCGGTCATGATCATCAGGAACAGCGATCGCGTTCGCTGGGCCGTCGCTCGGCTGAAGCACAGGGTCGCGCGCACCCGGGCGGTGCGCCATGTCTAG
- a CDS encoding ABC transporter ATP-binding protein: MAPDLGRPVVSACDPTSAAALECIHLGIDFGGLSAVEDFTLSVGATRITGLIGPNGAGKTTVFNLLTGVYQPTRGTILLNGADTRGRSVAQINRMGIARTFQNIRLFDTMSVEENVMVGLHNEQRYGAVSGVLRLPSFWMRERAAAARARELLSIFDMETLAGRTAGSLPYGFQRRLEIVRAIATGPSLLLLDEPAAGMNPSETTELMESIAKIRDAFGIAIMLIEHDMNLVMNICEVICVLNFGRIIATGTPEQIQSNDEVIEAYLGGCGKESAQPC, translated from the coding sequence ATGGCACCCGATCTCGGTCGTCCCGTTGTCTCTGCGTGCGATCCGACGTCCGCGGCGGCGCTCGAATGCATTCACCTCGGGATCGATTTCGGTGGACTCAGCGCTGTAGAGGACTTCACGCTCAGCGTCGGCGCGACACGCATCACCGGTCTCATCGGCCCCAACGGCGCGGGAAAGACCACGGTGTTCAATCTGCTCACGGGGGTCTACCAGCCCACGCGCGGCACGATCCTTCTGAACGGAGCGGATACGCGCGGCAGAAGCGTCGCGCAGATCAACCGCATGGGCATCGCGCGCACGTTTCAGAACATCCGCCTCTTCGACACGATGAGCGTCGAGGAGAACGTCATGGTGGGCCTGCACAACGAGCAGCGCTATGGCGCGGTGTCCGGTGTTCTCAGACTGCCTTCGTTTTGGATGCGCGAGCGCGCCGCGGCCGCGCGCGCCCGCGAGCTGCTCTCGATCTTCGATATGGAGACTCTTGCCGGCCGTACCGCCGGTTCGCTGCCCTACGGATTCCAGCGCCGCCTCGAGATCGTCCGGGCGATCGCGACCGGTCCGAGTCTGCTTCTGCTCGATGAGCCCGCAGCGGGCATGAATCCATCTGAGACGACCGAGCTGATGGAGAGCATCGCCAAGATACGGGACGCATTCGGTATAGCGATCATGCTCATTGAACACGACATGAATCTTGTGATGAACATCTGCGAGGTCATATGCGTGCTGAACTTCGGCCGCATCATCGCGACGGGCACGCCTGAGCAGATCCAGAGCAACGATGAGGTCATCGAGGCGTATCTCGGTGGATGCGGAAAGGAATCTGCGCAGCCATGTTGA
- a CDS encoding ABC transporter ATP-binding protein, producing MLSVYNINVWYGAIHAIKGISFSVGEGEIVALIGANGAGKSTTLRTLSGLMRSMTGSIEFLGADIMHAPPETIVRRGLVQVPEGRRVFLEMTVEENLEMGAFTRPRSSIASGLERVFFHFPRLKERRHQMAGTLSGGEQQMVAMGRALMADPRLLALDEPSMGLAPIFIQQIFDIIGELNRAGTTVLLVEQNARMALSIATRGYVIETGRVTVSGTGSELMNNDDVRRAYLGG from the coding sequence ATGTTGAGCGTCTACAACATCAACGTGTGGTACGGGGCGATCCACGCGATCAAGGGCATCTCGTTTTCGGTCGGTGAGGGCGAGATCGTAGCGCTTATCGGGGCGAATGGCGCCGGCAAGTCAACGACGCTCAGGACCCTGTCCGGGCTCATGCGCTCCATGACCGGTTCCATCGAGTTTCTCGGTGCGGACATCATGCACGCGCCGCCTGAGACGATCGTGCGCCGTGGACTCGTGCAGGTCCCGGAGGGACGACGCGTATTTCTTGAGATGACCGTCGAGGAAAACCTCGAGATGGGCGCCTTCACCCGTCCCAGAAGCTCGATCGCCTCCGGCCTCGAGCGCGTCTTCTTCCATTTCCCGCGGCTCAAGGAGCGCCGCCACCAGATGGCGGGCACGCTCTCCGGTGGCGAGCAGCAGATGGTTGCGATGGGGCGCGCGCTCATGGCGGACCCGAGGCTTCTCGCCCTCGATGAGCCCTCGATGGGGCTCGCGCCCATTTTCATCCAGCAGATCTTCGATATCATCGGCGAGCTCAACCGAGCTGGCACCACGGTGCTTCTCGTCGAGCAGAACGCGCGCATGGCGCTTTCGATCGCGACGCGCGGCTATGTGATCGAGACCGGCAGGGTCACG